Genomic window (Phacochoerus africanus isolate WHEZ1 chromosome 1, ROS_Pafr_v1, whole genome shotgun sequence):
ATTCTGCAGCCTCCTTCActcgccaccccccaccccccaccaagaggttccttttcttgaattttgtgtttattattcATGACTTTGAAAAAGCATGGTACTTTCTCAAATTTCAGAAAAGGTCAAGGAGAGACAAATCTGTTTTTTAAGAAGAACAGTAAGAAAGGGAGTCTTTCCTCCCTGATATGAGTGCGTAATGGAGTTGGGAAGATTGGGTTTTCTATCCAGTTCATGCTCACCGCCTCCCACGGCCCCTTCCCACACCTCCTCCTGGATTCCAGAAGCAGCCAAGGCCTGGAATCCCCTCCGAGGGGCCTGGAAATCACACCCACAGAGAAAACTAGAGAGATAGCAAGGTGGATAGATTGACAACATAAAGCATCTCTGCTGCTGGCAGGTTTATTTGGGGACAAGGAACACGGCTCCTGAGTTAGCAAGACACACTGCGGATCCCAGGACACTGCAGTGTCACTCACCTAGTGGGCATCCTTACAAAGCTCATTATGGGGACAAGACAAAGCATAGCTGGGGACGGTCTTCAGATTAGATGTCTCCATCCTGTAGCACGACCTCTGCCCTGAGCTCCTCCAGTTCTCCGCTTCGGTCTCCTATGGGGCACGGCTGGTACTTGGCTGCTGGGAATCCCACCCAGGAGGAGCGGCGATGGTGACAGAAGCTGCAGAGGCCATAGATGGCAGCCAACACAACAGCCCCTAAGCCCAGATGCCAGCAGAAGAAGGTGGTGACAAAGGCAAGGTCGCTGGGGCTGTCTGCCCTCCAGGGCTGCCCGGAGAGTGGGGCGTACAGGATGGAGGTCATCTGCAGCATCCAGGAGCCAGACACCAGCGTCAGCCAGGCCTTGAGCACCCAGAGTGGGGGCTGCCCGGGGACCCAGACCTCGATGATGAACACCAGGGCCAGCAGGAAGATGGGCAACAGCAGCAGGGCGTGCACTCGGATCTCCAGGGCATTCTTGTGCTCGATGTGGGCGATCATTTCCAGCAGCGTCACAAGCAGGGCCAAGGCTGTGGCCGCGCGCTCCAGCTTCATGCTCTGCTGGGCCAGCCACACCTGGCTCATGAGGTCTATGAGGGCACTAAACAGGAAGAACCCAAAGATGGTGGCatgctgccacgagctgtgattcTGGAAAGGCCGCCGGGGGTCCTCCCAGTCCATCAGGGCGAAACGGTTGGTTCCAGGTGGAAAGAATTCTCCCAAGATCAGTGTCACTCCAGCTGCCATCTTCACTATTCCCTCCACACGCACTCGCGGCCAccacctctggccttgcttgttccttgggggcagtgggaggaagaggagctTCTGGCCTCGCAAAAGGGCCTGGGACACCGTCACTGCATAGTAGAGCCCAACAAAAAAGATGGCCAGCCCTGGAACCAGGTGTCCCAAGAGAGTGCCCATGCTTGGCCACCAACCCGCTAGGGAGCGCAGGAAGAGTGGGGCTCCTCAGTGACTCTCCCCGCCTCTCATGTGTCAGGATAGGCTCTGCAGGCCCTGCCCTGTTTGTCCGTGTGGGCCCGCATCCTCTGCAGGTACCTGCAAGCTGGCCAGACTCCTCCTCCGTGGCACGGCTCCAGGTCAGGGCCATACCTCTATCATATGATTCTGCTCCATTCCTCGGTCCTGAGCTTTCATTCTACTGTTAGAAGAATGCATGTAAAGTACTTGGCAGCTTAACAGGATTCCATGGATGGTATGTCTTATCATTTAGTACAATTCCAACTGGTTTCACCAGCCTTTGAAGACAAACCCAGCTGCACTACCACTGACAGCCAagttctcaattcttttttttttttgtctttttgccatttcttgggctgctcccgcagcatatggagattcccaggctaggatcgaaGCCCTAACCGCCgaccttcaccagagccacagcaacacgggatccgagccatgtctgcaacctacatcacagctcacaggacgccggatccttaacccactgagcaaggccagggatcgaacccacaacctcatggttcctagtcggatttgctaaccactgagccacgacgggaactccccaagttctcAACTCTTAACCTGAGCTCCTGTGTGCTTGCCCTTCCccagttcttttaaaattaaaaaagattaaaaaaattttattgaaatactggttttacaacattgtgttattttcaggtgtatagcaaagtgattttattttattattattattattattttgctttttagagccacacatgaggcacatggaggttcccagattaggggtcaaatcagagctgcagctgctggtctgcaccacagtcacagcaaggccagagccgagcagcatctgcagcctacaccacagctcacggcaaccctggatccttaaccccctgagcgaggccaggggttgaacgtgcatcgtcatggatcctagtcaggttcattaactactgagccatggaGGGGACTCCTGATTCTTTTATTcctatatccactctttttcagagtctttacccatataggttactatagactattgagtaaagttccctgagctatacagtagttctttttggttgtctattttatatatagcagtgtgtatatgttaatcccaaatgcctaatttatctttcccctgcccatgtttcctctttggtaaccataaatttgtttttaaaatctgtgagtctgtttctgttttgcaaataaattcacttgtatcattaaaaaattagattccacatgtaagtgatatatgatatttgtctttgtcttactttacttagtaatgataatctctaggtccatccatattgctgcaaatggcattattttgttcttttttatggctaagtaatattccatcatgtgtatatataccacatcttctttatccattcatctgtcaatggacatttaggttgcttctgtgtcttggctattgtaaatagtactgccatgaacattgaggtgtgtatatctttttgaatatcttttctcAGCCCAGGTCTTTCAGTGGCTATAAGAGAAGGCCTGTGGCCTAGGTTCTAAACATTGCTTTCTGCTGCACTGCCTGTACTTGTACCACTTCTGAGCCTTGattctgcagctgctggccctgaCAGCTCTGACTGGTCTCCCCTGCCAAGGCACACCATCTCTGCTACCATCTGAActggttccctctgtgcccaaaAACTACTGCCAGGGCTAATCGCTGAGCTGGGACTACTGGGCCCTGGCATCTCCTGGGAAGAGATTCATATCTCTCACCAGTAATGGGAAGAGTTTTCCCAGTCATGCAATTTTCCTTTGGATGAGGAGTTTCTTGGACTCTAAAGTGGAATGAAAGTTTTGGAGACTATGCTTTCTGTTCATCTGCACAGAATTTTTCTCCTTGATGTACCTACCTGGGGCCATGTATTTGGGTATCAGCTGTCACGGATGTTGCACCCAGAGCTGCCCCAAAACTTGGGGAATCATTTTAGGTCTTACTTGCTCTACCAGTCTCTTTCTCCACTGTGGCAAATTCTCTCTCATTATGGAAAGAGGGGGCCCTATCTCCCCTGTGCATTTTAGCATTGACTGGCCACAAGCTGCCCTGCCCACTCTCAGCTGTCTGCAATGACTACAAATGTCTGCACCTGTAACTTAGTGCCAATAATGTAAAACACAATATATGGTTGTATATAAAGTAGTCCCCCCCCATCCATGGTTTTACCTTGTGTGGTTTGTTACCTGTGGTCCTAAAACATTAACTGGAGCATTCCAGATATAAACAATTAATATATGTTAAATTGTGGGCCATTTTGAGTAGCATGGTGAAATCTCAAGCTACTCTGCTCCATTCCACCTGAGGCGTGAATCATCTTTCTGTCCAGTGTATCTATACTGTATATGCAGCCTGGCCGTTAGCATAGGAAAGAACACAGTGTATATAGCGTTTGGTACGATCCACAACTTCAGGCATCCACTGGAGTTCTTAGAACATACTCCCTGTGAATATGGGTGGCAACTactgtatgtacatatgtatatgtataatttatgtatgtatatgtgtatatttacatatatgtgtatacgtacatatgcacacacacacacaggtgtatTATATTAGTGTTCTCCAGAGGAACAGAACcaatagtatatatacatatatatacataaacacacacacgcacacatatgtatatttactatatattctatatactaTACTAAAGTTGATACTTGAACAACACAGTTTTGAACTGTGggttcacttatatgtggatttttttcaatagtaaatactacgaTACTATACTATCCACAatggggtggggaatgggaggTATGTTGGAGCCATGCAAATGAACGGCCAACTATAATTCATGCATGGATTTGCACCCatatgttgttcaagggtcaactgcatatatagtgtgtgtgtgtgtgtgtgtgtgtgtgtgtgtgtgtataataagcATATAGAGATTTATTATGGGAAAgtggctcatgtgattatggagcTGAGAAATCCCACGatctgctgtctgcaagctggagaccccaGAAAGCCGGTGAGATCGTTCCAATCCAAGTTTGAAGGCCTAAGAACAAGAACATGGATGGTGTGGGTCCCAGTCTGAGGATAGAAGATCAATGAACTTGTTTAAGTCAGGCCGAGAGtaaattcttccttcctccatctctttgTTCTATTCAGACCTTCCATGGATTTGCTGATTTGCACCCACTCTGGGGAAGGTCATCTGCTTTACTTGGTCTTTGGAGTCAAATGTTGACCCCCTCTGGAAGCACTCTCCGACACACCCACAGTAGAGTTTAGCCAAATACCTGGGCACCCCATGGCCCGGTCAGGCTCACATACGGAGTTAACCATCACATACCTCCTCAGCTTTCCTGCTAAAGAAGTCTTTTTGTAGGAGATGCATCAGAGGAGTCCAGACATATCCAGGTTTTACCTCTAGACCAGTCAGGTACTGttgtattttacagataaagatgaAAGGGCCTTAAGGTTATATAGTTGGGTTCACACtgtatgtgtgattttttttaatccttttttctttctttcttttttttttgtctttttgccatttctagggctgcttctgtggcatatggaggttcccaggctaggggtcgaatcagagctgtagctgccggcctacaccagagctacagcaatgagggatccaagtcccgtctgcaacctacaccacagctcacggcaacgccagatccttaacccactgagcaaggccagggatcgaacctgcaaccccatggttcctagtcggatttgtcaacaactgagccacgactgggaactccttaatccttttttctttccgaACTCGTTTAACTTATTTCTTACAACTCATGAGCTAATCAAATATGCATTTTGTTTAAATTACAAATGACTTTTCATTAGAAGTAGAAAGCATGTAATTTTCCACTCTAAATACGAAAACCCTATCATTACGTGCAAGATCACAAGGAACACAAGCATCCAGGATGCCCAGTTACCTTTCTTGTTTACCTTCTCAATTACTGCTTAATTGTTCGTGGTTTGCACCAAGCTGGAGTGGATGTAACTCATCTTTCCCATCTGACAATGAAAATGCTCAGTACCTTTCCAAGCCTTTAACTAGATTTGcgtacacacacccacacacacatacatgaggCTGCAATTCTAATCACTCTAGAAAaagtagcaaaaataataatagcacttacTAGGTGCCATAGcgttgttctaagcactttatatgcatatgattcatttaatcttcacaacacaCTTGATGACCTTTTTATGAATGAAAAAGCAAAGCATAGAGCAGTAACTGCCTGAGATCATTGGTCAGTGTGGACTTTACCTGGGCTGTTCCATGATAACTCTTTGGAAAGGCTTCTCATACTTATCATCTATATATTTCTACATCTTTCCATCTGCAAGGAGAACAGAAATGGCCACGAATATGCCACATAACCTGGTGACTATTTTTTGAGTCACAGCCAGTTTTTCTCCGTCAGTTTTTCCTCCTGAGAAATTCCTGAGCCCGACACCTTCCCAGTAGGTGCCCCCTGGTGCAGGGATGTCCTGGGGCCTGGTCACCCCAGAAGTCATGGCGACCCCGAGGCACATCCTTTGGGACCCTCACCCGGGAAAATGGCATTGTCCAGCCTGGGGATGGTCAGGGGCCGGGGGAAAGGCAGCTGGGAGGGTTTGGTGAGGGTATCCTCTGTGTGGAAAGAGAGGCCTGTTGTGCAGGTTCAGTTTTGTGGTGGCAACAATTAATAATGAAGGGAGAGCATTGGTCCTGGCAGATACTAGGAAGCACGAGGCCAGTGTGGGGCTGGGTGTGTTTTGGGATGGGGAATAGTGGTGACGGCTGCTTTAAATCACCCcgggggagttccagttgtggtgcagcagaaacaatctgactggcatccatgaggatgtgggttccatccctggcctcactcagtgggttgaggatccagcattgctgtgagctgtggtgtacattgcagatgcagctcggatcccgcattgctgtggctgtggcaaaggcctgcatctgtgtacctctgattagacccctagcctggaaacttccatatgctgcaggtgcagccttaaaaaaaaaatcaccccaggACTGTTGAAGACCACTGAAACTGCTGAATGTTGCAGTAAACAAATTTGGCATATGTGCAAAAGAACAACCACTAAGAGATAGCTTTAACATTACCTGCACATGATTTTGCTCAGTAACTTATGtcaccttccctaataaaagtcaTGAGGGCTAAAGCCTTGGCGCCTTTGTTTtgcagaacagagtgcctcccggtcccccactttctagatgtaaaagagtcttgtgtgttttattATGCCGCGCTGTCCCTCTCCCGGAATCTCCTGTTGCCCTGCAGCGCTGGCCACAGCAGAGGACAAGGTAGCTATTAACTAGGGACCACCTCCATAGCCTAGAGCCCAAGGAAGGCATCCAAACCATCGTGCCCTAAACTTACTTAAGAGTACCTACCCTGCCTCTCCCGGTGCTTCTCATAAGAACCCCAATAAAGTCTCAAGTCATACTCTGTCCCCTTTTGCCTCCTGACCAACGCTGGGCCTTCCCTATGTGGTCCTGTGTGGTCCTGTTTCTAGAAATCTGtgagtatacattttttcccttcataGCAATCATTTTCATGTCTGCATGCCTCACTGTACCCTATTAAAACAAATCCTGGCTATATTAGGGATGCCCCTGCAGCATattggaggaggttcccaggctaggggtcaaaccagagctataggaatatgtatatattccctttcttacattattttccatcatggtctatcccaagagactggatatagttccctgtactatagagtaggacctcattgcttacctattctaaatggaatagtttgcttctaccaaccccaaattctctcttcatcctactccctcccctcactcccccattggcaaccacaaatctgttctctatgtctgagtctttttctgttttataggtgggttcatttgcgccatattttagatttcacatataagtgatatcatatggtgtttgtctttctctttctgacttaacctctcttagtatgagaatctctagttgcatccatgttgttgcaaatgccattatttcattctttttcatggctaagcagtattccattgtacatatgtaccacatcttaatccattcatctgttgatggacatttaggttgtttccatgtcttggctattgtgaatagtgctgctatgaatatatgggtgcatgtatctttttgaattgtaattttgtccagatatatgctgaATCATAGCTCTATAttcagtttccttcctttctttttctctctctccctcccttcctctctccctccctcccttccttccttcctccctctttcacggggccacacccacacatggaagttaccaggcgaggggtcaaatcagagctgcagctgccggccacagcaatgcaggattcaagctatgtctgtgacctacaccacagctcatggcaacgccagatccttaacccactgagcaaggccagggatcgaagctgcatcctcatggataccagtcaggtttgttaccactgagccatgatgtgaaggCCTGTAGagtatgtttttattacatatttgatttcatttctagtgataaatctgttcaaattatctatttcttcttgattcggtttAGGtggattgtatgtttctagaaagttgtccatttcttctaggttgtcacattcattggcatataattgttcatagtattcttttatgattgatccttttatcattaaatagtgtcctttaaCTTTCGTTacggcctttgttttaaagtctatgttATCTGATTATGAGTATCGagattcctgctttcctgtcattcctatttgcatgaaatatctttttccatcccctcactttctttttttaaattttttatggctccacctgcggcatatggaaattcccaggctaggggtcagatcggagctgcagctgccaacatccaccacagccacagcaaggtgggatctgagcctcatctttgacctacactgcagcttgtggcaacgccaggtcctgaacccccactgagcaaggctagggactgaacctgcatcctcagggacactgtgttgtgttcttagcccactgaaccacaatttgtatgtgtcctttgccctaaagtgggtctcttgtaggcagcttattgtaagctttttttttttttttaaatacactctattttttttttttcttctgtctttttcggactgcacctgtggcatatggaggttctcaggctaggggtataatgggagctgcagttgccagcctcctccagagccacagcaacaccagatccaagccacgtctgcgacctacaccacagctcatggcaacaccggatccttaacccaccactgggtgaggccagggatcaaacctgcaacctcgtggttcctagtcggatttctttctgctgcgccacaatgggaactcccactctatgtcttttgattggagcattcagtccattgacatttaaggtaattattgatagctatgtatttattgccttttttttttttcctggcttttcgccatttctagggctgctcccatggcatatggaggttcccaggctaggggtctaatcggagctgttgccaccggcctacaccagagccacagcaatgccagatccgagccgcgtctgcgacctattttataccacagctcacagcaacgccggatccttaacccactgagcaaggccagggactgaacccgaaacctcatggttcctagtgggattcgtttcttctgcgccacgatgggaacacctatttccatttttaaccttattttccagttgattctatattctcttttgttgctcttttttttctttggagatggaggcaatgggcagcaCTTGTAGGTGTGcttggttgctgggcccttggcagCAGTGAGGACCCACAAGGAGGTGGAAGCACAGGCTACTCCTGAtttcagggccctgggcagtggaAGTGACCCTCAGGGAGCTGGAGCCGATGCCCagagcccttggcagtggcaaAGGTGTGGCATGTGCATTCCTGGAGCAGTGGGATGGAGGTAacgggtggtgcttggttgcagggccctctgtggtgcaatgactcctgaagtgactggggctgcaggtgatGCCTATTAATGGGATCTTTAGTGGTAGAGGGCTGAGCCCACCTTAAGAGTCTGAGATGGTTGCTGTGGTTTCCACCTGCCCCTGTAGCCTGAGAAATAGGCATTCTGTCTCTAAGAATGCCATGCCTGTTTGGAGAAAGATGTTCCTATGATGGTCCCGCCCCCGCATCTCGCTCCCCCcaaatggtgccttgcttctctaGCATTCCCAGACATCCTCCCGTTCCACCCTGGGCTATGGTGTTTCGGTCCCCAGCCCATGGCGCAGTGCTCCCTAGCCctttaggctgtctccacatagcCAAACCTAGTCCTCTCCCCGGAATTGACCTCGGGAGGCTGAGTCtgagtgcccagcccctgcccaagcatctcaggctgtggcatCTGGGGCAGGGTAccgatggtctgtgcagctctctctctgctttgccctcctcagtccagcagctgcacttttctctgaggctttgagatTCCCCCTTTGTCCTGGCTGACCTCCCCaacagttaggtggcctcccaagGTGcgtgttcctttcctctttcacttctcCCTCTGAGGAGTGCTTGTCCCATCCTAATtccttgttttctcttctctctcttttccttttgttctacccagttctGTGGAGTGTTTCATGCCCTTTTGGgaggtctgaggtcttctgccagcagaTGTCCTGgatgaattgttctacatgtagctATGTTTTTTagatgtgtttgtgagagaaggtgagcaccatgtcttactcctctgccatcctcATCCGCCCCCGGCACATCTTTTCTTAGAGAAGGATCTGGATGGTGTATCTTTCTTG
Coding sequences:
- the LOC125110968 gene encoding transmembrane epididymal protein 1A-like codes for the protein MGTLLGHLVPGLAIFFVGLYYAVTVSQALLRGQKLLFLPLPPRNKQGQRWWPRVRVEGIVKMAAGVTLILGEFFPPGTNRFALMDWEDPRRPFQNHSSWQHATIFGFFLFSALIDLMSQVWLAQQSMKLERAATALALLVTLLEMIAHIEHKNALEIRVHALLLLPIFLLALVFIIEVWVPGQPPLWVLKAWLTLVSGSWMLQMTSILYAPLSGQPWRADSPSDLAFVTTFFCWHLGLGAVVLAAIYGLCSFCHHRRSSWVGFPAAKYQPCPIGDRSGELEELRAEVVLQDGDI